Below is a window of Humulus lupulus chromosome 2, drHumLupu1.1, whole genome shotgun sequence DNA.
CGGATTGTGagaggcatgtgtacgggacctcaattttcaattCATACACACATTTATCTACTTCAAGCTTatcgtacagaatgtcaagcagttgcttatacgtcacacccttctccaaaggTAGAACTTGATTTTTAGTATCCCTGAAAATCTAATTCCTATTTTTAGTTctcaaacaccattgaatgcaacaaataggGAAATAGTTGAatctgtataaaaaaaaaaacagaaaaaataggtcaaaaattaaaactataacataaaacatcaAAAAATCGATTTCTATCGAGATATGTCGATGCCTATCAAGGTCTATTGAGTACAATCAGAGTACATTGAGGCAGACTGCCCAACAAATTTCTTATGAACCCATCGAGGCATATACTACATACATTAAGTTCTATGTCTCTATCAAGGTCCATCGAGTCTCATCAAGGTAGCCATTTTCCCTAAATGtgtgagggttttatcgaggtccatcgagggcTATCGAGTATCATCAaggcatatcgaggtagccaATTAATATAAACATATGAGGGTTTTTTCGAGGTCCATTGAGGACCATTGAGTCTAATCGAGGCagacaaaaaacccagaaaaaatcaaGAAGGGAATGAAAATCCATTCCGATAGTGAAAAATTACAATTAAACATGAAGACATACACAAATATGTTTGAAATAGCAAAAGCAATGTagataaacaagtttcctcactacatataataaatatatatttacccaTACGATATTTGCCCCTAtatccgaaatccaaaatgaagttcttGCCTTGAAATGGTTCACAACTTGCTCATGAAATCCAAGCTAAAAAATTAGTATAGATTAAGATAAGAGTGACtgccttatttatttattttatttttgtatgagagcttgagagatagaaatagaaaacgtgagagataaagagagaaaagacaatagaagaaaaagagaaaaatttATGACTAGGGCATTTTGGGAACCCAAGGGAACATTATcataaaaatgtgatatttttttatattaatatcatcTTATTTTATAGGCCACTTTTATGCATCAATAAtcaaatttcctttttttttattgaattaattaatttaaaaataaataaattaaaacaccGATGTGaggggaaatttgataaatcatgcttacattaccttaatatttaaaatttgaaccaaagttaaccaccatatgatacaaatgctcatctttcatttaataccaaaaataccctcatacatttcctctctattctccctcttcctctctacctttcatttaatagcttaataattaaaatttgaaccaaagttaaccaccatttAGAATgttgtttagatgttggatctgtagtttgttggtattttttgctgtttttttagTGAAAATCGTGTTCTGTAAAAACCTGCGTTTTTTTTGGTTCCTTGAGTTTTTTTcgaaatgcccgatagtgtccgatagaggcccgattcgggcacgatagttattgagtttcaaggttagggataaAGGTCCGATGacaacccgatggttgcccgatagtcAAGGTTAGGGATGGTGGTACGACAGTATTACGATAGTGGGTACGATAGTGTGCAATACTGTAGTTATTTCCATAAtgggtacgatgatggtacgatatTAGCACGATAGGTGTACGATAGaatttgttaagtagttactataacatcgtaattttagaatttgtagtgggacgatataggtacgatggtagtacgataatagTTAGTTTCAAAATGTTAACTTACTTTGTCaatggtacgatgatggtacgacagtggGACGATAGTGGGTACGATAGTGTGCAATACTGTAGTTTTTGCCATaaatgtacgatgatggtacgacattagcacgataggGCAACTATCGGGTAACCAAAACTATCGAGCAACCATCGGGTTTccatcggaccttcatccctaaccttgaaactcaacaactatcgtgcccgaatcgggcctctatcggacactatcgggcatttcgaaaaaaactcaaggaacccaaaaaaaacgcagattttcacagaacacgattttcacccaaaaaactacaaaaaaataccaacaaactacaaatccaacatctaaacagcattcTAAATAGTGGTTAACTtttgttcaaattttaattattaagctattaAATGAAAGGTAGAGAGAAAGatggagaatagagaggaaaggtatgggggtatttttggtattaaatgaaagatgagcatttgtTTCATATGgtagttaactttggttcaaattttaaatattaagctaatgtaagcatgatttatcaaatttcccgaTGTGAGGAGCGgcatgcatgcatgcatatgATGGATGATGATGTGGCATCCACTCTGTTCATCCTTGCAAATCGGGTCCCAACAAaatcgttctctctctctctctctccttccggGTACACTCCTCTGTCCCTTCCCCTCTTTTTCGACATTTCTAGGGTTTTCAGTACCTTacctaaccaaaaaaaaaaagcactATTGTCTTTCCAAAGCTTGGGAGCTAAATCccttaaaacccagaaaaacccaatTACTTGCACAACAATTTTACTCATTATTATTCAAAACTATCTTCTTCTTCCCTGAAACCCCTTCTCCTTGTTCATCCTTAGACTCTTACTACCCATTGCCCTACTACTTGGGGTAGTTCAATCCATTCATGGCCAAGACCAAACCAGGAAAAAAGGACCTCGACTCTTACACTATCAAGGGCACTAACAAAGTCGTCCGACGTATTTTCTATCTCTCATTCTCTCTTTCTAATTCTTCCCCAATATTTATATATGcctataatttttaatttttccaTTCAGATTTTACATTTTCTATTCTTACAATGCTAATTTTTGAACACCCAACAGAACCCAAATTTTCGTTTTTTTTGGCAATTGGTTCGGCCCTAATTTGGGGACTGAAAAACCTGAATTCTTATTAGTTTTTGTTACAGTTTAGTGTTGCTTTGTGTCGCATTGATTGGGATTTTATTGAACTTTGGTTGCTTCAGCTGGGGATTGTGTGTTGATGCGACCATCGGACTCTGATAAGCCTCCATACGTAGCTCGTGTAGAGAAGATCGAAGCTGATCACCGTAACAACGTTAAGGTTCGAGTTCGTTGGTATTACCGACCCGAGGAGTCGATTGGAGGGAGGAGACAGTTTCATGGGGCGAAGGAGCTTTTCTTGTCGGACCACTATGATGTGCAGAGCGCTCACACCATAGAAGGGAAATGTATAGTCCACACATTCAAGAACTACACCAAACTTGAGAATGTGGGAGCTGAGGATTATTTTTGTAGGTTTGAGTACAAGGCTGCCACTGGCGGGTTCACACCGGATCGTGTTGCCGTGTAAGTTTCCGGTTACGTCACATATTTGAATCTCTTTTCGTTAGAATTTGTATAGTTTTTGATGGCATTATTGAGTTTTGAAGTTCTTTCATTGGTTTGTTATTGAAGGTATTGTAAATGTGAGATGCCTTATAATCCGGACGACCTTATGGTGCAGTGTGAGGGATGCAAGGACTGGTAATTCTTACAATTATTTTGTTTATATCATTATGAATTCTATTTTTTATAATAACCAATGATAACTTGCCCAAAGTTGGTCCCGTGATGTTTGGAGCTCTGTTGAGTTGATATTTAGACCCACTTAATTGTGTTCTATTTGTTTCGATTTATAACCTTCATGTTTTGCTTTTTTAAGAAGTAAAGCATAATAACTTGTACAGAGAATTTGAAGCTAACAGAAATTGTTTTCAATGCACACATCTTTCATGTCTCACTTTTACCTAGTGCTAGTTAGAATAATGTTCCCTTAATGAATACTGAATACTTACATTGTAATGGGACTGTGGTTCATTTAGTTCTCTTAAGCTTGTCATTTTCCCTTTTCATCATAATTATTTCTGCATTGATAGTGCCGTTAGGACcaaaaataactaatattatccCCTCACTCACTCCTTGTTACTATCCGATCATTGTCAAGAACTATATTTTGCCATCATAGATATGCAGTATCATCTAGTGATTTTTTAATTGGAGATATTTAAACAGAGTTAGCTCTAGTAGTGAAATTGTTTGTAAGGCTTTGCCATGAGAAGGTGAAGGTGTTATCATTTACTTTATATTGCTAGTGTCTTTGTCAACTATAAGAGACATTAATTATGTTATTCCGAGTTAACAATTTGAATTAAAGAGGCTGCTGAAATTGGTTCTAAAATTAAGTATGGTGGATGCTTTTCTGTTTTATTCTAGTTAAACTTAAACCAGCGCCAAACTTTATAGATTTAATGCTGAACCATGGCTGATTAGTGTGAAACAAagcatgtttttcttcttcttcatgatcTGTATTAAGAGCATAAAGCACCAGATTCCAACATGTTTCCCCCTCTTTAAGTATAGATACTAGATGGGCTAATTATGAACTTTATCATGAGGTTAGGTCGAGTAATCTGACCTTGCTCCCATGATGTTTGTGGTTCAATTCTTGTTGGGACCTCTAACAATTTCCTAGAATTGCTTATCCCTCAAAGATTTTAGGATTGAGTAGGAGGATATAGTATAAAAGAAATAGCAGAAAGAAATTCCATCCAAGGGGCTGATGTTTCCAAGTTGGGAAATTTGAACCTGATATGTGGTGAatgataataaattaattaaaataagttgCATTTATGGCATTAAATAGGTTGGTAGATAAGGTGGTGATAGTATGTTCGAGTAGTTGGAGTAAGGTTACTTTTGAGTTATCCATTGACTAACTGGCATTTGTGTACCTTTGTTCGTCAAAACAATTTCCCTGGTCTTCATTGGCAAATCTTTCAATTTTGCCAACTTCAAATGGTAATAACatctttaaattaaaaaactccctaactgaaaatacaaattaGAATTTTAGTTGAGCTCTTTTTATGGAAAATTCAGAAGAAAATATCATCCAACAAGCCTCTGCATGCTGCTTTAACACCCCATAGCATAGTTGGGTACATAGTATTACTATAGTAGCTTCTGCAAAACTCTTTATTAATGATTTGGTGTATCATGCAAATGCATTTCAGGCCATTCATGTTGTTGGCTGGGACATTCATAGAGGTTGCAACTTGCAAGTGTGGTGTGCATTTTTTAAGACAAAAAATGGGCGttgtattatttatattatataatatttgttTTTGTATAACGTATGGTAATGTTATGTAAATATATACATTTGTATAAGGATATCAATAGAGTTTTGTATCACATATTTTGTAGGTTTCATCCCTCTTGTATGGGTATGACCATTGAAGAAGCGAAGAAACTGGATCATTTCTTGTGTTCCGACTGTTCCTCTGATGATGATGCCAAAAGATCTTTAAATGCATTCCCTGTATCACCATCTGTTGAGACTAAGGTGAGAACTCTCTCACTTGATCCCTTGTTTGTATTTGTGGGGTTGTGCTCTGCTCTGTTAACTTGTTCGAATATTATTATTCAAGTTCTCCCAGTTTCTTTAATAGTAATAGTTTATTTTGCCGGGGTGTATTGGTAGGCCTATTGCCTTTGttgaatcagtgaaggactattTTTTCCCCTTAAAATGTAATGGGATCTTGTTTTAAAAATGTTCATCTTCCCAGGTTGAGCCGAAGCGTAGGAAGAGATGACTTATTCATTGGTTGCAGCAAGGAGTATCTGTTTTCTTTGGCATTAGCTCCAGCGTTGTTGTGTGTTTGTAATGTACAGTGCAGAGAAGATACTGTGGTTGCACAAACCCAAggctctttttctttttcctctcTAATTTATCATGCTCAACGTTTGTATGTGTGCTAGATGTAGGAGTGACTATGTGATCTGTGTCACCGACAAGTAATGTGCAAAAAGCACTATAATCTTGTTTAAGCACGGAACACGCGAGAACAAATCACAACTAAAAAATTTTTAGGAGGAAACTTGGATTTCATGTTATGTGGTTTTTGCTGGGATTACTACTGTATGCATGCCATTGTAAGTTCAAGACTCATTCCCGCTTAGACTTCTTTCATCTGGAATGAGTAAAAGCATGCTGGGGTTGGAGAAGGGTGAGCATTGTTCCTGGGGCATAAGAGATACATTTTAATAATTTAGGACTTGctcttcctttcttttcttttttcatttcatttattTGATTTTGGTTCTTCACTCTCAACTGTTGTGGTACTACCTGAATCCAGAGTGAGGCTGCCAGTTGAAACTTATTATTTGATCATTATTGTGCTTCTCAAAAGCCCAGATGGGTGTGCAGCCGCAGAAGGGGACCTTCTTGGCATTAACTGGTGTAGTGAAACTAAACTTGCCCTTATCATTATGTTCATAACTCAGGCCATTTGTTTTGAAGATCTAGATGAGCAGGTTTAGGCAGCTCATCATTGCATATACACAAAAAGAAGGGTCTAGGCTCATCTTTGTGTCTGCTGTTAGCATTTTCTTTGAAGCCTGGAGACCTTCAGTCTTAGTCATCTCCATGTCCAGAAGCTTATTTGATGGCCACCACAGCAGGTTTGGTAAATTTTGGTGCTATGAATCAGTACCTTTAAAGCATTACATTTTGCATATTTCATTTGTATTTTATAGTTATAAGAGTATCTAAAAGATGCCCATTGCATATTTAATAAACCCCCAAAAAAGTGATAAAATGATGCACCAGGTTTTGCGAATCTAATAGATCTATTATTCGGTGGCCAGTCTAACCTAACACATAATGGGTAAATGTTTATTCAAAATGATAGTGTCTCGAGTTTGACTCTGTACCATATAGTATGCTTGGCTTGATGGTTGGATTATTTGTTTTCTGTAAACAATTTCTTGATTTGGGCTTGTGATTAAATTAAATCCCAATTGGAACTTTACACTAACAACTGCCTACCCCACATTaaccacttttttttttgttctttttcaaagttGGCTTGGAGAATCTACTTGTAAAATTCGAGTGTTAATGAgattaaaaaaaagaaagaatgcAAATAATATTTATGTTCGGTCAAAATTCAAATGTTTAGGGCTAAATCATGAAGTTATTTAAATTCTAGTGGGGATGGATTCACTTATTCTTTGATGGAAGAAATGAACACCATtggtttatttattattgttgaaGAAGCAAAACCAACGAAGGAATGAACTTTCCCTGTCAAAGACGGTTCTTTTCAATAAAGCATACTCTCAATTAGTCAATTGAAATAAAtgaaaaggaaaacaattaattAAGTTGAATAAACAACGATGGTTATGATGTGAAGTTTTGATCATCCAATCAAGTTAGAGTTAATCAATTTGTGAATCTATTTCCATATTTATTGTGAGTTTCAAACTATTATAAGGGGTGTTATAATATTTGTTCATCTCacccatctttcttctttttttttttttttgagcaaaacccatctttcttcttgaaTGTCACTTAATTTGTCTTTGTAAATTTGCCACAAATAAGTGATTTACTATTAATCTTATTCTTAAGAAAGACAAATAAGTGGTTGGGTGGATCGTAGACCTCGCGCCACGAGAttgatggatgattttgatcTGTGGTTGTAATTTACTGATTTGGTGCTCATACCATCATTCACCATTCATAATCTCTTTCTTTATAGCTTTCGTACGACACTTTTTTAGGATTCTCACGTGCGAAGCCTTTTATCTCTGAGCATGTGCACGTGTGCAACTTTAGTTTCtctgttttttaattaaaaaaaaaaagaacacttTACTTTTATCATGTGATAAGAGGGATAAGTTCTACCCTTGATTTTGGGTTGTGCAAAATTTTTTTGCCAATAGCCCAATCCTAATAAACcacttaaatcaaattaaaaaaattgacatATAATGCAATATGAATAATTCGACAAAAAAATTAAACCGTTTTCAATTATTATAAATCCTCCtaatataacttaaataaatctatt
It encodes the following:
- the LOC133817517 gene encoding chromatin remodeling protein EBS-like isoform X2 codes for the protein MRPSDSDKPPYVARVEKIEADHRNNVKVRVRWYYRPEESIGGRRQFHGAKELFLSDHYDVQSAHTIEGKCIVHTFKNYTKLENVGAEDYFCRFEYKAATGGFTPDRVAVYCKCEMPYNPDDLMVQCEGCKDWFHPSCMGMTIEEAKKLDHFLCSDCSSDDDAKRSLNAFPVSPSVETKVEPKRRKR
- the LOC133817517 gene encoding chromatin remodeling protein EBS-like isoform X1 — translated: MAKTKPGKKDLDSYTIKGTNKVVRPGDCVLMRPSDSDKPPYVARVEKIEADHRNNVKVRVRWYYRPEESIGGRRQFHGAKELFLSDHYDVQSAHTIEGKCIVHTFKNYTKLENVGAEDYFCRFEYKAATGGFTPDRVAVYCKCEMPYNPDDLMVQCEGCKDWFHPSCMGMTIEEAKKLDHFLCSDCSSDDDAKRSLNAFPVSPSVETKVEPKRRKR